The Methanosphaera sp. BMS genome contains a region encoding:
- a CDS encoding VWA domain-containing protein — MLNERIVALSHQLRESGVNVSIRSTQTAYQVWDLFKNETEISKMKTALKSVYVKEPYDEKRFDEIFDEIFQIESKNPLRSIREDPAVQPEDIMGLPDTQQSESAIESMMPPEFDLNELTEIKVHEKDLLKTDISNINTFDERILDLCRKLSEKIRTRRSIRRKRMHSNNIDMPRTIRKNLKNGGKLIKLEHAKPHIHKNKHIFLSDVSGSCDWINNWFFTILYGCQKSFDKINCYEFDNSILETTDALKLESYYESYQDIYSRRMKKGMIHGKSDMANSFKEFIDEANLNHRSIVIILSDCRDWNGKRENGELESAKLLKEIVKQSNRVMIFNPEPKIKWDTPTSCVKDYIEAGAQMYEIKNLENLATLITNL, encoded by the coding sequence ATGCTTAATGAAAGAATAGTTGCTCTTTCACATCAATTAAGAGAGTCGGGAGTAAATGTCAGTATTAGAAGTACTCAGACGGCATATCAGGTATGGGATTTATTTAAAAACGAAACTGAAATCTCAAAGATGAAAACCGCCCTGAAGAGTGTATATGTCAAAGAGCCATATGATGAAAAAAGGTTTGATGAAATATTTGATGAAATATTCCAAATCGAAAGCAAAAATCCTCTCAGATCCATAAGAGAAGACCCTGCAGTGCAACCTGAAGATATTATGGGACTGCCAGATACGCAACAATCAGAATCTGCAATAGAATCAATGATGCCTCCCGAATTTGACTTGAATGAATTAACAGAAATTAAAGTACATGAAAAAGATTTATTGAAGACCGACATCAGCAATATTAATACATTTGATGAACGTATACTTGACTTATGCCGTAAATTAAGTGAAAAAATAAGAACAAGAAGAAGTATTCGTAGAAAAAGAATGCACTCCAACAACATTGACATGCCGAGAACCATCCGAAAAAACCTTAAAAATGGTGGGAAACTAATCAAGCTGGAACATGCAAAGCCACATATCCATAAGAACAAACACATATTCTTAAGTGATGTGAGCGGATCATGCGACTGGATAAATAACTGGTTTTTCACAATATTATATGGATGTCAAAAATCATTTGACAAGATTAACTGTTACGAATTTGACAATTCAATCCTAGAAACAACTGATGCCTTAAAGCTGGAGTCATACTATGAATCCTATCAGGATATCTATTCAAGAAGGATGAAAAAGGGAATGATTCATGGCAAATCAGATATGGCAAATTCATTTAAAGAATTTATAGATGAAGCTAACCTAAACCATAGAAGTATTGTGATAATATTAAGCGATTGTCGTGACTGGAATGGAAAACGAGAAAATGGTGAATTAGAAAGTGCAAAGCTATTGAAAGAGATTGTAAAGCAAAGCAACAGGGTAATGATATTCAACCCAGAACCTAAAATAAAATGGGACACACCCACAAGTTGCGTTAAAGACTATATTGAAGCCGGAGCACAAATGTATGAAATTAAAAACTTAGAAAACCTTGCAACATTAATAACAAACCTATAG
- the thiI gene encoding tRNA uracil 4-sulfurtransferase ThiI has product MKYFVRYGEIGTKSPKIRRKFENNLIKNIQSELDCTFDNNQGRLTLITDEEDCKVNDILSRTFGIVSYSPILETNTNKDDITSLIENTMRKIIKEDKFNPEKDTFAVRCRRVGNHNYTSQEIAAYCGGVVIKVCDATVNLSQPDFTLYVEVRDDKTYIYHEKIRGLGGLPVGSQGKVVCLISSGIDSPVAAYQMLKRGCQVILLHCDNHPYSEGSVDKVLKNADNLRRYSIGNPIKVYSIKFGKYLEKVLNEAPPRMTCVLCKSGMYQSAALLAKKEHANAIVDGSSIGQVASQTLTNLEATRYHCRMPIFSPLISLDKLEIEEIAKRINTYETSIIPDGGCKAVPKHPETHADLKLVKDIVEDINQMECLEKISESIVRLDS; this is encoded by the coding sequence ATGAAATATTTTGTAAGATATGGAGAAATAGGTACTAAAAGCCCTAAAATAAGACGTAAATTTGAAAACAATCTAATTAAAAACATCCAATCAGAATTAGATTGTACCTTTGACAACAATCAAGGAAGATTAACATTAATAACTGATGAAGAAGACTGTAAGGTCAATGATATTTTATCCCGAACATTCGGTATAGTATCATATAGCCCCATACTTGAGACCAATACAAATAAAGATGATATAACCAGCCTTATAGAGAATACTATGAGAAAAATTATTAAGGAGGACAAGTTCAATCCCGAAAAGGATACTTTTGCCGTTAGATGCAGACGGGTTGGAAATCATAACTATACAAGTCAGGAAATAGCCGCCTACTGTGGAGGTGTAGTGATAAAAGTATGTGATGCTACTGTTAACCTATCACAACCGGATTTCACATTATATGTGGAGGTACGTGATGACAAAACATATATATATCATGAAAAAATCAGGGGATTGGGTGGTTTACCTGTAGGTAGCCAGGGAAAGGTTGTCTGTCTAATCTCTTCAGGTATTGATTCCCCGGTAGCAGCATATCAAATGTTAAAACGTGGCTGTCAGGTAATATTACTTCACTGTGATAATCATCCATACAGTGAGGGTTCTGTTGATAAGGTTCTTAAGAATGCGGATAATCTCAGAAGATACTCCATTGGAAATCCGATAAAGGTGTATTCGATTAAATTTGGAAAATATCTTGAAAAAGTGTTGAATGAAGCTCCACCACGTATGACATGTGTACTCTGCAAGAGTGGAATGTATCAGTCGGCTGCACTTTTGGCCAAAAAGGAACATGCAAATGCAATAGTTGATGGTAGCAGCATAGGACAGGTTGCATCCCAGACATTAACCAACCTTGAAGCTACACGCTATCATTGTAGAATGCCGATATTCAGTCCATTAATATCCCTGGATAAACTTGAGATAGAGGAAATTGCTAAAAGAATCAACACGTATGAAACATCAATCATACCTGATGGCGGATGTAAAGCAGTACCTAAGCATCCTGAAACACATGCAGACTTGAAATTGGTTAAAGATATCGTAGAGGACATTAATCAGATGGAATGTCTGGAAAAAATCAGCGAATCTATAGTCAGATTAGATTCATAA
- a CDS encoding GMC family oxidoreductase N-terminal domain-containing protein, with the protein MKTDVLIVGAGTGGLSVARELSKNPNVDITIVEKGVLSDASEAYKYYDVWDKNEMELIKTDVVGGSSLVIAGNLVPSLVDELKEYDIDITGQLEQLKEELHIQTMPKTHEGKITKLLKEASTKLGLDMQDMPKAIDPSKCKQCGKCAWGCPHGAKWSSLSDLEVAQENGVKLITQEAATALIVEDNKVKGIKTDKATQYFADIVILAAGGMMTPKLLRTAGIKAGETFAVDPFITVGGYLKDAGQDNEIQMNKFIKLPHIVISPHTSQFLLAKIQETHPDATVDDIISLMIKIPDKVNGHVYLNQVEKTIDFEDAAYLARGAAIAGNILVTAGADIESISSTHVRGAHLISSARIGDIVDKNLKTEFDNLYVADGSVLPEAPGLPPIYTILALSRRLGQYLADRL; encoded by the coding sequence ATGAAGACTGATGTATTAATTGTAGGTGCTGGAACAGGAGGATTAAGCGTAGCAAGAGAGTTATCAAAAAATCCAAATGTCGACATCACAATCGTAGAAAAAGGAGTCTTGTCTGATGCATCAGAAGCATACAAGTATTATGATGTATGGGACAAAAATGAAATGGAACTGATAAAGACAGATGTTGTAGGCGGTTCATCGTTAGTCATTGCAGGTAATCTTGTTCCATCATTGGTTGATGAACTAAAGGAATATGACATTGACATAACCGGTCAGCTCGAACAATTAAAAGAAGAGTTACACATACAAACAATGCCTAAAACACATGAGGGAAAAATAACCAAATTATTAAAGGAAGCATCAACTAAATTGGGATTGGATATGCAGGACATGCCTAAGGCAATTGACCCGTCAAAGTGTAAACAATGTGGTAAATGTGCATGGGGCTGTCCTCATGGAGCAAAATGGAGCAGCTTATCTGATTTGGAAGTAGCACAGGAAAATGGCGTAAAGCTCATTACACAGGAAGCTGCAACAGCTTTAATAGTTGAAGACAACAAAGTCAAGGGAATTAAAACAGACAAGGCTACCCAATACTTTGCCGATATCGTAATATTGGCGGCGGGTGGTATGATGACACCTAAACTATTACGAACAGCAGGCATTAAGGCGGGTGAAACATTTGCAGTAGATCCCTTCATAACAGTTGGAGGATACCTGAAGGATGCCGGACAGGACAATGAAATACAAATGAATAAGTTCATCAAATTGCCTCATATAGTTATATCTCCACATACCAGTCAATTTTTATTGGCAAAAATACAGGAGACACACCCAGATGCTACGGTTGATGACATAATAAGTCTGATGATTAAAATACCGGATAAAGTCAATGGACACGTCTATCTAAATCAGGTAGAAAAGACAATAGACTTTGAAGATGCAGCATACCTTGCAAGGGGGGCTGCAATAGCAGGTAACATTCTCGTAACCGCGGGAGCCGATATTGAAAGCATATCCTCCACACACGTTAGGGGTGCACACTTGATATCATCAGCCAGAATTGGCGATATTGTGGACAAAAACCTGAAAACAGAATTCGATAACCTTTATGTTGCCGATGGATCGGTTCTGCCGGAAGCTCCGGGATTACCTCCAATATATACAATACTGGCATTATCCAGAAGATTAGGCCAATATCTGGCAGATAGGTTATAG
- the nucS gene encoding endonuclease NucS: MCKIKFKTLENPSSKESYELIREGLDKKSMIILLVKCHVEYNGRARSKLDVGDRLVVIKKDGTFIIHQELNLDPVNWQAAGCKNKVKLEDDMVILTSKKTKPTEEIIVYIDETYSVTYYNCVDTKNLEIRGYEKHMVDLAWEKPELIEKGFRPTRREYQTENGFIDLMGKDSEGHLVILEFKSRKAGTNAVKQLKGYIDCFLDNKEFVRGVIVAPSITDNALEELEKLEMEFIEMNPPLDLLKQKASTLDSFF, translated from the coding sequence TTGTGTAAAATTAAATTTAAGACGCTGGAAAATCCAAGTTCCAAGGAGAGTTATGAACTCATAAGGGAAGGCTTGGACAAAAAATCAATGATTATATTGCTTGTTAAATGTCATGTTGAATATAATGGACGTGCCAGGAGTAAACTTGATGTTGGAGACCGATTGGTTGTTATTAAAAAAGACGGAACCTTTATAATTCATCAGGAATTAAATTTAGATCCGGTTAATTGGCAGGCCGCGGGGTGTAAAAACAAAGTCAAACTGGAAGATGACATGGTAATATTAACAAGTAAAAAAACAAAGCCTACCGAGGAAATAATAGTCTACATAGATGAAACATATAGCGTTACATACTATAATTGTGTTGATACTAAAAACCTTGAAATAAGGGGTTATGAAAAACATATGGTTGATTTGGCCTGGGAAAAACCGGAACTTATTGAAAAGGGTTTCAGACCGACAAGACGTGAATATCAGACAGAGAATGGATTTATAGATTTGATGGGTAAGGATAGTGAAGGTCATCTGGTAATCCTTGAATTTAAAAGTAGAAAGGCCGGTACTAATGCTGTTAAACAGTTAAAGGGATATATTGATTGTTTTTTAGATAATAAGGAGTTTGTAAGGGGAGTTATTGTAGCACCAAGTATTACTGATAATGCACTTGAAGAGCTTGAGAAATTAGAAATGGAATTTATTGAGATGAATCCGCCATTGGATTTATTAAAACAAAAAGCATCCACATTAGATTCATTCTTCTAA
- a CDS encoding ferredoxin, whose product MYEVEIDRTNCKGCGACTKTSQLLYLDDDNVIAMQGAFMDDESVEGVVKTLYEIETPASICPNDCFTVYDYDTTEEIEIERRALI is encoded by the coding sequence ATGTATGAAGTAGAAATTGATAGAACAAACTGTAAAGGATGTGGGGCATGTACAAAGACAAGTCAATTATTATACTTGGACGATGATAACGTTATTGCAATGCAGGGAGCATTCATGGATGATGAAAGTGTTGAAGGTGTAGTAAAAACATTATATGAGATAGAAACTCCTGCAAGCATATGTCCAAACGATTGCTTTACAGTATACGATTATGATACGACAGAAGAAATAGAAATAGAAAGACGTGCATTGATATAG